In a genomic window of Gossypium arboreum isolate Shixiya-1 chromosome 9, ASM2569848v2, whole genome shotgun sequence:
- the LOC108471084 gene encoding auxin-responsive protein IAA14-like, with product MEVGRKMANMLGTEHDLNFKETELCLGLPGGIAVVAAGNETESSSSPKTNGKRGFSETVDLKLNLQSKESTMDLNKNLDDNGSKEKSGSAKDPAKPPAKAQMVGWPPVRSYRKNIMANQKNSSEESGNSGAALVKVSMDGAPYLRKVDLKMYKSYQELSDALAKMFSSFTMGNYGPQGMIDFMNESKLMDLLNSSDYVPSYEDKDGDWMLVGDVPWQMFVDSCKRLRIMKGSEAIGLAPRAMEKCKSRA from the exons ATGGAAGTTGGTCGAAAAATGGCTAACATGCTTGGAACCGAGCATGATTTGAACTTCAAAGAGACCGAACTGTGTCTTGGTTTGCCCGGTGGAATCGCTGTTGTTGCTGCAGGTAATGAAACGGAAAGTTCTTCTTCCCCAAAGACTAATGGCAAGAGAGGCTTCTCTGAGACTGTTGATTTGAAGCTTAATCTTCAATCCAAAGAATCTACTATGGATCTAAACAAGAACCTTGATGACAACGGTTCTAAGGAAAAATCAGGTTCTGCCAAAGATCCTGCAAAACCTCCTGCCAA GGCACAAATGGTGGGTTGGCCACCAGTTCGATCATATAGGAAGAACATAATGGCTAACCAGAAGAACAGCAGTGAAGAAAGTGGGAATAGTGGTGCAGCTTTGGTGAAAGTGAGTATGGATGGTGCACCATATCTGAGAAAAGTTGATTTGAAGATGTATAAGAGTTACCAAGAGTTATCCGATGCCTTGGCTAAGATGTTTAGCTCTTTCACTATGG gtaaTTATGGACCTCAAGGAATGATAGATTTCATGAATGAAAGCAAGTTGATGGATCTTCTCAACAGTTCTGATTATGTGCCAAGTTATGAAGATAAAGATGGCGATTGGATGCTAGTTGGTGATGTCCCATGGCA GATGTTTGTTGACTCATGCAAGCGCTTACGCATAATGAAAGGATCCGAAGCAATTGGTCTCG CACCAAGAGCAATGGAGAAATGCAAGAGCAGAGCCTAA